A stretch of the Nitrososphaerales archaeon genome encodes the following:
- the trpD gene encoding anthranilate phosphoribosyltransferase — translation MIRNSIKKLAERQDLTYEEAAECMNEIMKGEADDVSVTNFLLALKMKGESIDELKGMFDVMNEFSIKIKPSVNGRLIDTCGTGGDKIKTFNISTAAAFIASAVGANVAKHGNRAVSGVGGSADALEYFGYDLNTEPDAVKRCIEDFGIGFIFAPKFHPAIKNVANARKQLGVRTAFNILGPLSNPANVNAQVVGISDPALTDKIVHLLQKVGRDEAMVFYSEDGLDELSNTCINHISWLRNGSITKLDLNPKSFKIAVAEPADLSVMSKEESVEHTFRVLNGTANEKRIGVVLLNTAASLIVANIADSFDDAIELARGVIKNGKAYEKLKSLIGSCGNISVLEELEKKWQNS, via the coding sequence ATGATCCGCAATTCGATAAAGAAATTGGCAGAGCGGCAAGATCTAACCTATGAGGAGGCGGCTGAATGTATGAATGAAATAATGAAGGGAGAAGCAGATGATGTGTCAGTAACCAACTTTCTACTTGCATTAAAGATGAAGGGTGAAAGCATTGACGAATTGAAAGGAATGTTCGATGTGATGAACGAATTCAGTATAAAAATAAAACCATCCGTGAACGGCAGATTGATTGATACCTGCGGTACTGGCGGAGACAAAATAAAGACATTCAATATAAGCACGGCTGCTGCCTTCATAGCATCAGCTGTTGGTGCGAATGTAGCCAAGCATGGAAACAGAGCCGTATCGGGTGTAGGTGGAAGTGCTGATGCTCTTGAATACTTCGGTTATGATCTTAATACCGAACCTGACGCAGTGAAGAGATGTATCGAAGATTTTGGCATTGGTTTCATCTTTGCACCGAAATTTCACCCTGCAATTAAGAACGTCGCCAACGCAAGAAAGCAGCTAGGTGTGAGAACTGCCTTCAACATACTAGGACCTTTAAGTAATCCAGCGAATGTGAATGCACAGGTTGTAGGTATTTCAGATCCCGCACTAACAGACAAGATAGTACATCTGCTACAGAAGGTTGGAAGAGATGAAGCCATGGTATTTTATTCAGAGGATGGTTTGGATGAGTTGTCCAACACATGTATAAACCATATCTCGTGGCTGAGAAATGGAAGCATAACCAAGTTAGATCTTAACCCTAAAAGTTTCAAAATAGCCGTTGCAGAACCTGCAGACCTTAGCGTTATGAGCAAGGAGGAGTCCGTGGAGCACACGTTTAGGGTATTAAACGGAACAGCCAATGAAAAAAGGATAGGAGTGGTTTTGTTGAATACGGCAGCATCCTTGATTGTTGCTAATATCGCCGATTCGTTTGATGACGCCATAGAGCTCGCAAGGGGTGTGATTAAGAACGGAAAAGCGTACGAGAAGCTGAAGTCACTGATCGGATCCTGTGGGAATATATCTGTGCTAGAGGAGTTAGAAAAGAAATGGCAAAATTCTTGA
- a CDS encoding aminodeoxychorismate/anthranilate synthase component II, giving the protein MKILIIDNYDSFTYNLAQLFGELKTEPIVIRNNMITLEEVERMSLDAIVISPGPGHPANKRDFGICSDVITHLGPKIPILGVCLGHQGIVHVYGGKVVHAKKLRHGKTSDIEHNNNGIFDGVSNPFRATRYHSLVAQPETIPKCLEVTARSKDDGEVMGIKHRDYLTIGVQFHPESVLTDDGKKILLNFLKLVKR; this is encoded by the coding sequence ATGAAGATACTGATAATAGATAATTACGACTCATTCACATATAACTTGGCACAGCTTTTTGGTGAGCTGAAGACAGAGCCGATAGTGATAAGAAATAATATGATAACCCTAGAGGAAGTAGAAAGGATGAGTTTAGACGCTATTGTAATATCACCGGGTCCAGGGCATCCTGCAAACAAGAGGGATTTCGGAATCTGTTCTGATGTTATAACACATCTGGGGCCGAAGATCCCTATACTAGGTGTATGTTTAGGACATCAGGGCATTGTACATGTATACGGTGGCAAGGTAGTACATGCTAAGAAGCTTAGGCATGGTAAGACAAGTGATATTGAACATAACAATAACGGTATCTTTGACGGTGTATCAAATCCCTTCAGAGCTACCAGGTATCATTCGCTTGTAGCCCAACCTGAAACAATACCAAAATGCCTTGAGGTAACTGCCAGATCCAAGGACGATGGCGAGGTCATGGGCATTAAGCATAGAGATTATTTGACCATAGGCGTCCAGTTCCATCCTGAATCAGTTCTTACAGATGATGGAAAGAAGATACTCCTGAATTTCCTGAAACTGGTGAAACGATGA
- the trpE gene encoding anthranilate synthase component I has translation MATFGHLRPHDVKFQRVSISEAPFEFFQKIHAKFEHGFILESLTGPREMSEISVVGFDPVLVVTVDDKKLMVKDSNGGKDSYEVNEPLQQIRELLPKVNDQRFRYVGGAIGYVSYDAIRYWENIPMKNQRSLYPDMEFGIYTDGLLFNHRENQVYYFYLDKPRIDDLTFADVSDESFVYNEPTRNVSKDKFVKMIEKAKQYIYDGDIYQVVLSKRFNFDVKGDLIRVYAKLREINPSPYMYFLKMNDRSIIGSSPEMLVRMNADKVETFPIAGTRPISGDRGMNLQLRDEMLRDEKELAEHTMLVDLARNDIGRVCKWGTVKVDELMTVKEFSHVQHIVSHVTGQLQRNYDCYDAFRAVFPAGTVSGAPKVRAMEIIDELEPDARGPYAGALGYFSFNGNCDFAITIRSMFVDSNRAYVQAGSGIVADSVPENEWMETEHKANALIEALRRTSL, from the coding sequence GTGGCCACGTTTGGACATCTTAGACCGCATGACGTAAAGTTCCAACGCGTGAGTATAAGCGAAGCACCTTTTGAATTCTTCCAAAAAATCCATGCGAAGTTCGAACATGGGTTCATTTTAGAATCATTGACAGGACCTAGAGAAATGTCGGAAATTTCCGTAGTAGGTTTTGATCCCGTGTTAGTTGTTACTGTGGATGATAAGAAACTTATGGTAAAGGATAGCAACGGTGGCAAGGATAGTTATGAGGTTAATGAGCCTCTGCAGCAAATACGCGAGTTATTACCAAAGGTAAATGACCAGAGATTCAGATATGTTGGAGGAGCTATTGGTTATGTAAGTTATGATGCTATAAGATACTGGGAGAATATACCCATGAAGAATCAGAGATCCTTATATCCAGACATGGAATTTGGAATATACACTGACGGTTTGCTGTTTAACCACAGAGAGAATCAGGTCTATTACTTCTACCTTGACAAGCCCCGTATAGATGATCTGACATTCGCTGATGTTTCTGATGAATCATTTGTATACAATGAACCTACGCGTAATGTAAGCAAAGACAAATTCGTAAAGATGATCGAAAAAGCTAAGCAATACATCTATGACGGTGACATCTATCAAGTAGTTCTTTCCAAACGTTTCAATTTTGATGTGAAAGGCGATTTGATCAGGGTTTACGCAAAGTTAAGAGAAATAAATCCATCACCTTACATGTATTTCTTGAAGATGAATGATAGATCAATAATAGGTTCAAGTCCGGAGATGCTGGTTAGGATGAATGCTGACAAAGTGGAGACTTTTCCCATAGCTGGTACAAGGCCAATTAGTGGTGATAGGGGAATGAACTTACAGTTGAGGGATGAGATGCTCCGTGATGAGAAGGAACTTGCGGAGCATACGATGTTGGTAGATCTTGCAAGGAACGACATAGGCAGGGTATGTAAATGGGGTACAGTGAAGGTTGATGAATTGATGACTGTCAAGGAATTCAGTCATGTACAACACATAGTCTCGCATGTTACTGGACAATTACAGAGAAATTATGACTGTTATGATGCATTTAGAGCTGTCTTTCCTGCTGGAACTGTTTCTGGTGCGCCAAAGGTAAGGGCAATGGAGATAATTGACGAATTGGAGCCAGACGCAAGAGGGCCATATGCAGGTGCTTTAGGATACTTCTCCTTCAACGGAAACTGCGACTTTGCTATCACCATACGATCCATGTTTGTTGATTCAAACAGAGCATATGTGCAGGCAGGGTCTGGAATAGTTGCCGATTCCGTTCCAGAAAACGAGTGGATGGAAACGGAGCATAAGGCGAACGCGTTGATCGAAGCGTTAAGGAGAACATCGCTATGA